The sequence CAAATGGAGCAAAGGCGCTGAAGGAAAGCGAGCAAAAGTTTCGCGAATTTGTGGAAGGTACAGACGACCTGGTAACACGGGTGGACAGCAATGGGACCTTTACCTATGTCAATGACACATCCGAGAAAATCTTCGGCCTTAGCCCGGGAAAATGTATAGGCTTATCTGCTTTTGACTTTATACACCCCGATGACAGTGAAAAAACCAAGGCAGCCTTTGCCGAATGGATTCGCGATAGGGTTTCGAGTATAACTTTTGAAAACCGTCAGGTCAGCCAAAGCGGTCAGGTGCACTATATGCAATGGACAATAAATTCGAAGTTTGACGAGGATGGCAACCTGATTGCTACCAATTCCATTGCGCGTGACCTTACCGAGATCAAGCTGGCGGAAAAGAGATTAAAACAATACGCTGATACGCAAGAAGTTCTGATAAGAGAAGTTAATCACCGTGTTACGAACAATCTGTCAGCCATTATCGGTATGCTTGCCATGGAAGAGAAACATGCCGTAGAGGAAGGAAGTACATATTATTTATCTTTTCTTCAGAATTTAACAGCACGCATCAGGGGGCTTTCCTTGGTTCACGGTTTGCTCAGTGCAAGTGGATGGCAACCGCTTAAACTGAGCTTACTCTGCGAGCAGATATTAAAGGGCGCCACCCAGGGTGCATTGTTTTCAAAAAACCTGGAAATCAGCATAACCCCATCCCAGGTCATTGTGAGCAGTACCCAGGCCCATCATTTAGCCATGGTCATCAATGAACTGGCCACAAACAGTATCAAACACGGGGTGACAAATCGCGACAATATACATATCAACATAATAATTGAACAAGACGGCGCTAAAACAACCATCCAATTCAAAGACAATGGCCCCGGGTTTCCGGAAGAAATAGTCAAAGGGGATTTCAGCAGTGCAAATATCGGTTTTGAATTGATTCAGGGGATTGTCATGAAAAGTTTAGGAGGTAATGTCGTATTTGAAAACGATAATGGGAGCTTGACAACAATTTCATTTGAAAATGAAATCAACATCGCTACAAGGAGGGATACAGTCTAAATGAAAGAACAGAAGCCGATCCGGGTTCTTGTTGTAGAAGATGATTTTATGGTAAGTAAATCTATAACACAAACACTGAATGATATTGGGTACGAACAGGTTGGATTAGCATCAAGTGGCGAGGAAGCGGTTGAAATGACGCGTTCTCTTCAACCCGACGTTATCCTAATGGACATTAAGATGCCGAAGCTCGATGGTCTGCAGACAGCCCGTCAAATCCAGGAGAACTCACCCACTCCGATAGTTATCCTGACTGCCTACGATTCTCAGGAACTGGTCAAAGAAGCAAGCAAATCAGGCGTGGGTGCCTTTCTTCTTAAACCACCTGAAGCTTTTGAAATAGAGCGTCACCATTGCCATGGCGCGCCACAATGATCTGATGGAACTGTGCGGTTTGAATAAAGAGCTCCAGATCCGCAAACAAGAGCTTGAAAAATCCCTGGCAGAAATCAAAACATTAAGAGGGATTCTTCCGATTTGTGCTAACTGTAAAAAAATTCGTGACGATAAAGGTTATTGGAATCAAATTGAATCATATATTCACAAACATTCTGAGGCTGAATTTACCCATGGTATTTGCCCTGAATGCATGAAGAAACTTTATCCGGATTTTGTCTAAAACGAACAAAGAGATATCAACCCTTCTATATAACCATGCTCTTGCAGCCGGCCACTGGCCGCAGAGATAGTGGCTATTCACGTAACAAATTGAAATACCTTAAAATTTGTGATATGCAAACACTACCTGCATGAGAATTGTCTGAATCATGATTTGCGCAGTTGGCAAGCTATAAACACTTTCAGGTGCTGATGCTTTTTCCCCGAAGCCAATTGATTTTGACGGTTTAATTTCAAAAATAAACGAACTGATTTGTTAAGGGGATATAAATGAAGAATGATCTGCCAGTTGTTTTAATAGTCGAAGATAAAGACTCTATTCGGTTGACTTTGAGGGATTATCTTGTCCAAAAAGACTTTACTGTTTTTGTTGCTTCCGAAGGAGTAGGTGCATTAAAAATCATGCTTGATAATGAAATTGATGTAATTGTTACAGATTATAAGATGGAAATACTCGGTGGCGATTACTGGATTAAATTTCTTAATCGGTATTGCGCCGATAAAAAAATCATTATTACAAGCGGTTTTTTAAGGCCGAATTTTAAAATATCTTTTCCAACATTATACAAACCTTATCAGTTTGACGAGCTTTCTAAACTAATTTTAGCCTGATGTACGAAGCTTTTAGTTGATTAAAAGCCATCACTTTTTCAGCTTTCCGATCGGCATGATATAGAGCGGACGCTCATCCGGCATTGCATGGATGGCTGTTTTAACCTGGTCGTCATAAAAGGCGCCGATGGTCAAGGCTCCAAGACCCAATGAAACAGCCTGCAAGCAGACATTTTGGGACGCGTGCCCAACTTCCATATAAACATACTGCATGCCCTTATTCCCATACTTTCCGGTGACACGTTCATATACGGCGCAAAACACCATAACAAGAGGCGCTTGTATTATTGAAGATTGATTTAAAGCCGCATTGCACAATTGCGCTCGCCGGTCTCCATCTAAAATCTTGAACAATTCATGTGTATGAGGCCTGTATTTATAAATACCTGCGGGAAGGTCCTGCACGCTGCCGGCGGCAATGTACAGCTCAAGAGGATAAAGCGCTCCGGCGGAAGGGGCTGTTCTAAAACCCCTCGGATCTGTTATGCCCTGCGCTGACCACAAAACCTGCGAGACTTCGGCAAGCGTCAAGGCTTCCGCAGCATAGCTTCGCACAGACCGTCTTTTTAATAAAGCGGTCTCAACCGGAATATTGCCGTCAAACCTCGGGGCGGGCAGTTTTACGATTTCTTTGGATTTGTCAATAGTCATGGCTTCACCCATTGCTAAAGGAAAGCATGCGATGCTTAATAAAAAAATTATCTCACAAATCACAGCGGGTATAAAGCATCTTTTCATTACCGGCATCCTGAGGTTATTTGCTGGGCAAATTATTACGTAAAATCAGATTGAGACAAAACTATCGATTTCAATATTTTTTCCAGCCTTCTTGATGGTTGCAGCGGTAATGCGGGGATCATGTTCAAAAAAAAGAATCCAGTCTTCTTTTAATGCTTTGGTTAGAAGCTTTTGTTTTTCATCAATTAAAGTCATTGGAAAATTATCATACGCCATATTCCAGGGAACAGGAAGATGTGCTGATGTTGGAATAAGATCCGCGCAAAAAAGGAGAGATCTTGTTTTATCCTTTACAAGTGGATGCTGCTGGCCGGGTGTGTGCCCGTTGGTCACGATAATATCGATCCCCTCGAATATTTCTTGCGGGCCGTCAATAAGATTTAAGACCCCTGCTTTCAAAAGCGGCATGAAATTTTCTTCCATATAGCTTGCCCTGTCTCTTGCTGATGGATTGTTCGCGATTTCCCACTGTTTTTTTTGAACATAATATCCGGCGTTCTGAAATGCCGGAACCGCCTTGCCATCCATGATATATGTCGATCCTCCCGCGTGATCAAAGTGGAGGTGGGTTATTATTACATCGGTAATATCGCTGCTGGTCAATCCAAGCTTAGACAGTGATGTATTGATATTCGCTGAATCCATGTCAACCTGATATATTTTTTTCAGCTTTTCAGATAATTTGTCGCCGATTCCAGTGTCGATTAGAATATTTTTCCCTTTTCCCTGTATTAAAAGAGACCTTGCCTGCATGGGGATAAGATTTTTTTCATCAGCAGGAATTTTTCTTTCCCATAATATCTTTGGAACAACTCCGAACATTGTGCCGCCGTCTATTGCAAATCCGCCTGTTTCAACAGCAAAGCATTCGTAATCTCCAAATTTCATAAGGTTACCTGTTTTCCTTATACCCGCATTCCTTTTCCATGCACGCGTAAAAAGCGCCTTCCTTTTTAGTTGTTTTTTCGACAAGAAACTTAGCCTTGCATTCAGGGCATTCTTTTGCGACCGGCTTATCCCAGATGGCAAATGTACATTCAGGATAACGGCTGCATCCATAGAAAAATTTCCCGCGCTTTGACCTTCTTTCGACAAGATCGCCGGAACAGCCGTTTTCAGGACATTTTACACCAGTAGCCTGCGCAGCATGATTTGAATTTATTGATTTGGTGTTTTTGCATTCCGGGTATCCGGTGCAGGCAAGAAACGGCCCGTATTGTCCCTGTTTAATGATCATAGGCTTGCCGCATTTTTCACAAATTTTGTCTGTAGCCTCTTCTTTGGGCACTTCAATCGGCTGGATTTTCCCTGTTTCATCCCTTGTATAGTTTGTTGAATATTTGCATTCAGGATACCCGCTGCAGGCAAGATATTGTCCGTTTTTGCCAACCTTGACATGCACTTGTCTGTTACAGTCGGGACAGGTTAAATCTGCCGGGAAACCAACGCCCCGCATGTTGAGCATCGATTCTGACGCAGCATCCAGATCTTTTTTAAAAGGTTCGTAAAAACGTGTAAGCACTTCTAAATAATTGGCATCAGCATCTTCAATACTGTCTAAACTATTTTCCATTCTGGCGGTAAAATCAACGCCGAATATATCAGAAAAGCTTTCTACCAGAAGGTCGTTTACAATAAAGCCGAGTTCGTTTGGTCTGAAATAACCTTTGACAAAATCCACATATCCTTTTTGTCTGATTATCGATAATATGGCCGCATAGGTGCTGGGGCGCCCTATCCCGTTTTCTTCAAGCTCTTTGACCAGAGATGCTTCTGAAAATCTTGGGGGCGGCAATGTAAAATGCTGCTTTGGCTCCAATTTGTTGAGTTTTAATACCATGCCTTCAGAAAGTTCCGGAAGATCATCTGCTTTTCCTTCCCTTTCATCTGCATCGTCAACAGACATATAAAGGCTCATAAAGCCCGGAAATTTAATGGTTGATCCGCTTGCGGTAAATAAACAGGAACCGGCATTGATAGATATCGAGCTGGTGTCAATAATGGCCTGTTTCATCTGTGATGCGACAAACCGTTTCCATATAAGGGTGTATAGAGACAGCTGGTCTTTGGAAAGATAACCGGCAATTTTTTCAGGTGTATTAAAGACCGATGTGGGTCGTATGGCCTCATGGGCATCCTGAGCCTTTTTGCGGTTTTTGAAAAACCTCGGCTTTTCAAGAGCATATTGTTCGCCGAAACGTTCCTGGATCAGCAAAAGGGCTTCTTCGGCAGCCTCGTTTGATATCCTGGTTGAATCTGTACGCATGTATGTGATAAGCCCTTCCGGCTTGCCGGGCCCCAGATCTATACCCTCATAGAGCTGCTGTGCTATGATCATAGTCTTTTTGGCGGAAAATCTCAGCTTTCTGATAGACTCCTGCTGCAGTTTGCTTGTGATAAAAGGGGGAAGGGGATTTCTTTTTGTGGTTTTCTTTTGAACTTTTTCCACTATAAAACTGCTGCCTGATATCTCATTAAGGATAGCGGTTGAAGCCTTTTCATCCGGAATGCTGATCTTCTTTCCGTCTTTTTTCGCGAGTTTTGCGGTAAATGGTGGGGGGCTCCCGCTCTCAAGATAAGCTGTTATCGACCAGTATTCTTTTGTATTAAAGGCATAAATGGCGCGCTCCCTTTCGCAGATTATCCGCACCGCGACAGATTGCACCCTTCCCGCGCTCAGCCCGCCTTTGACCTTGCGCCACAGCAATGGCGAAACCTGATATCCCACCAGTCTGTCAAGTATTCTGCGTGCCTGTTGAGCCTCATATTTTTTCTTGTTGAGATTTTCAGGAGCGGCTATTGCCTTATTGATGGCATTTTTTGTGAGTTCGTGAAACAATACCCTGTAAAACTTTCTGCCCTGTTTTTTTAGAATTTCCGCGGTATGGTATGCTATTGCTTCGCCCTCCCTGTCAGGGTCGGGCGCAAGGTATATGTCTGAAGCATCTCCGGCAGCCTTTTTTAAAGAGGATATAACCTTTTTCTTGCCTGGGATTATTGTGTATTTTGGCTTAAAACCTTTTTCAATATCTATCCCCATTTCCTTTGCGGGAAGATCCTTGATATGGCCGACGGTTGCGACCACATTATAGATATCGCCAAGATACTTTTTTATGGTTTTTACTTTTGTTGGTGATTCAACTACTATAAGCGGTTTGCTCACTATCATTCCTTTCCTAACGCATGCTTTCTGTTTTTATGGAAAACAGTTTGCCGGGTGTTTGCAGCACAACCCCTTTTAATTCCAGCTTAAGCAATATGCTCGAAAGCTTTCCGGGCTTCATGGAAATTTTTCTAACAAGCTCGTCTATATGAACGGGATATGGCCCGAGCGCTTTATATACCGTCAACTCCTCTGATGATAACGTCGGAAGATCAGCCTTTGTTTTATTTTGATCCGTGTTTTCGGTTGCGGCATGCTCCTGCAAAAGAGGCGCAAGTTCTTCTAGAATATCCTGTGTTTGTTCAACCAGTTTGGCTCCCTGTTTGATAAGTGTATGTGTGCCGGTGCTTTTAAAGGAATGGATGCTTCCTGGAACAGCAAATACCTCTCTGTTTTGCTCTGCTGCCAGACGCGCTGTAATGAGCGACCCGCTTCTTTTAGTTGCTTCCACTATAACGGTTCCAAGTGAAATGCCGCTGATTATCCTGTTTCGCATTGGAAAATTATGAGCTTCAGGTTCCGTCATGAGAGAAAACTCTGAAATAACAGCGCCGTTAGCGGCGATTTTATGAAAAAGC is a genomic window of Anaerolineae bacterium containing:
- a CDS encoding response regulator, with product MKEQKPIRVLVVEDDFMVSKSITQTLNDIGYEQVGLASSGEEAVEMTRSLQPDVILMDIKMPKLDGLQTARQIQENSPTPIVILTAYDSQELVKEASKSGVGAFLLKPPEAFEIERHHCHGAPQ
- a CDS encoding response regulator, coding for MKNDLPVVLIVEDKDSIRLTLRDYLVQKDFTVFVASEGVGALKIMLDNEIDVIVTDYKMEILGGDYWIKFLNRYCADKKIIITSGFLRPNFKISFPTLYKPYQFDELSKLILA
- a CDS encoding SagB/ThcOx family dehydrogenase; its protein translation is MKRCFIPAVICEIIFLLSIACFPLAMGEAMTIDKSKEIVKLPAPRFDGNIPVETALLKRRSVRSYAAEALTLAEVSQVLWSAQGITDPRGFRTAPSAGALYPLELYIAAGSVQDLPAGIYKYRPHTHELFKILDGDRRAQLCNAALNQSSIIQAPLVMVFCAVYERVTGKYGNKGMQYVYMEVGHASQNVCLQAVSLGLGALTIGAFYDDQVKTAIHAMPDERPLYIMPIGKLKK
- a CDS encoding MBL fold metallo-hydrolase, with protein sequence MKFGDYECFAVETGGFAIDGGTMFGVVPKILWERKIPADEKNLIPMQARSLLIQGKGKNILIDTGIGDKLSEKLKKIYQVDMDSANINTSLSKLGLTSSDITDVIITHLHFDHAGGSTYIMDGKAVPAFQNAGYYVQKKQWEIANNPSARDRASYMEENFMPLLKAGVLNLIDGPQEIFEGIDIIVTNGHTPGQQHPLVKDKTRSLLFCADLIPTSAHLPVPWNMAYDNFPMTLIDEKQKLLTKALKEDWILFFEHDPRITAATIKKAGKNIEIDSFVSI
- the topA gene encoding type I DNA topoisomerase, whose amino-acid sequence is MSKPLIVVESPTKVKTIKKYLGDIYNVVATVGHIKDLPAKEMGIDIEKGFKPKYTIIPGKKKVISSLKKAAGDASDIYLAPDPDREGEAIAYHTAEILKKQGRKFYRVLFHELTKNAINKAIAAPENLNKKKYEAQQARRILDRLVGYQVSPLLWRKVKGGLSAGRVQSVAVRIICERERAIYAFNTKEYWSITAYLESGSPPPFTAKLAKKDGKKISIPDEKASTAILNEISGSSFIVEKVQKKTTKRNPLPPFITSKLQQESIRKLRFSAKKTMIIAQQLYEGIDLGPGKPEGLITYMRTDSTRISNEAAEEALLLIQERFGEQYALEKPRFFKNRKKAQDAHEAIRPTSVFNTPEKIAGYLSKDQLSLYTLIWKRFVASQMKQAIIDTSSISINAGSCLFTASGSTIKFPGFMSLYMSVDDADEREGKADDLPELSEGMVLKLNKLEPKQHFTLPPPRFSEASLVKELEENGIGRPSTYAAILSIIRQKGYVDFVKGYFRPNELGFIVNDLLVESFSDIFGVDFTARMENSLDSIEDADANYLEVLTRFYEPFKKDLDAASESMLNMRGVGFPADLTCPDCNRQVHVKVGKNGQYLACSGYPECKYSTNYTRDETGKIQPIEVPKEEATDKICEKCGKPMIIKQGQYGPFLACTGYPECKNTKSINSNHAAQATGVKCPENGCSGDLVERRSKRGKFFYGCSRYPECTFAIWDKPVAKECPECKAKFLVEKTTKKEGAFYACMEKECGYKENR
- the dprA gene encoding DNA-processing protein DprA, which produces MENILLPWFVLKSVPGIGHCHFKRLIDHFKSPARVLEASREELLNLDGMSERLVSAIKRHRIPEQVKKELDLVTQKGYRIVTMADNDYPPLLLQIPDPPPFLYVYGNLEGSIRNVAVVGSRNATTYGISTTKQLCVNLASNGITVVSGMARGIDTAAHEGALMGKGKTIAVLGSGLERVYPSENIKLFHKIAANGAVISEFSLMTEPEAHNFPMRNRIISGISLGTVIVEATKRSGSLITARLAAEQNREVFAVPGSIHSFKSTGTHTLIKQGAKLVEQTQDILEELAPLLQEHAATENTDQNKTKADLPTLSSEELTVYKALGPYPVHIDELVRKISMKPGKLSSILLKLELKGVVLQTPGKLFSIKTESMR